ACTACTTTGGAAAGATTAAGGTGAGATAACCGCTTCAAGCAAAGATGAACAAGTATGGTGAGAGTGGACACCTTGCCAAAATCCTCTAGTTGCTTTGTAAGTGTTGGTTTTCTCGCCATTCCAAAGAAACCAGAAAAAATGTAGTTGTAACACACTGCATAATCACACTGATAAAATGCAAAGGTGGATAAAAGAGAAGCTCTAACTTGATTTTATCATATACCTTCTTGAAGTCAATTTTATAAGCATGAAGCCCTCCTTGAGGTCAATTTATAAGTATGAAGCCCTTTTCCCCCTTAATTGCGTTGAACAAGTGGAGTACTTCCTACATGATCGCTAGGTTCTCTTGCATATGCCTCCTTGAGCAAAACTCATTTGCTAATGGGATATGAGAGAGCCCAACAACAGCTGAAGACATTGCACGATCGCCTTTGTGATAATCTTGTATGAGGTGTTACACAGACTTTGGGCCCAAACTGAGTTAGCTGCTCAGGCTATTCACACTTTGGGATCAAAACCACATGCGTATGGTTCACAGTCGGAGGTCTAACTCAAGCTTGAAAGCCTTTGAAACAAATTTGGTGATGCTATCCCCAATAGTCTCTTAGCTCTAATAGAACATGGCATGGATACCATTAGGCCCTAACACTTTGACAAGACCTAGAGACTTCAAAGTGGAAGCAATGCCCTCCTTTGTGACAGGACGAACTAGTAAACTCACAGCCTCTTAGCACATAGTGTTTGGGAACCGTTGGTGAAAATTCCCAAGTGCGACTTCCCCGCCATATCTGTACAAACTACAAAGCCATGAAGTTTGCCATTGCTTGTTCCTTAATCTAGTCTTGGTCGAACTCCCACTCACCATCCTAAGTTCCACCTAGTAATTACTCTAGTAGAAAATAGTGTGTGTTTTGGTCCCTTAGTGCAAGCCAGTTTGCCCTTGATTTTTATCACTAAAAGAGCTCTTTGTCATTTCGTGTTCTACTGAGATTTTCCATGATATGATGTTCCAGTTCCTGAAGATTGCTTCTAGTGCTTGGTCCCCTACTGGAACTACACTTTTGGATTCCTTCTAACTGAGCTTGAAGTCATCTCTTCCTTCTGTGGATGTTCTGAACACTTCATGGTTCCTTCTATGGGACTTGCCACAGTTTAGCTATGTTCAAGACAAGGCCGGTTGTAGACTTTTAGCTCAAAACAACCACTTTGTGAAAATCTAATGATCGGGTGGTGATCAAAGCAGAGCCTAGGAACCACTCCTACTGATGCTTCATCAGACAAATCCACCACTGTGCATTTGCAATCGCAATCGAGTTTCTTGAACACCATTTCATGGTTGTCCAAGATGCCTCCTTGCCAAGTATATGGATTGGGTGTGTCGACATCAATAAGGCTCTTTCTTCGAGGCATATGAAGTTGACATCTAGGGCTTGTGTCAATTGCGATCCAAATATTTCATTATGGTGAAATAATTCTAGGCTGACCTAGCACTCGATATGTCATCATTCACCTGACCCAATCTAGTCAATAGCTCTTCCAGGGTGACATCATCCACTCGCTGCCTTTGTCCATGGGGAGTGCTGCTAGCTGTAATAAAAAAGGCTGGTGCTGCCACCAACGACTTTCTAGATGAGGTATTTATGTCGCAATTCTCCATACTGTGCCCATAGATTCCACAACTGAAACAGACATCATGATCTTGTATTCAAAGAAATTGGTTCACTTCTCCATGTCAAAACTAGTCAGTTGACTTCTTTGAGGTCAATTTCTACAAAGTCATGCATACCTTCCCCTCAAAACTTCATTGGTGAATTTGTCAATCTTCATGATTTACTACTATTCCCTACAAAACTGAGACACGCTACGCTATGATACTTTGTTGGTAGTTTGGCAATTCTGATCTACACGACCATCTTGTTCACTGTTGTTTCTTCTGGGTCAAAATTTGATGTGCACCCACTGATGGACAAATAGTGATCCATTACCACCCAAGGTCTATTGGTGAGGACGAAGGTATAGTATTTATTGTTGGACATTTTAAGAATTAAGAAATAGTTGCCCATGTAGATGTCTCCTTCAGTTTCCATAGAGTTGTCAATCTGTTTTTTTTAGGTAACTAGAACCGATCTTTTTACCCTTGACCCTTATGATGATTGAATTACTCCATAGAGCACGCATTGCCTGAAGCTGCTCTGAAATAACAATTCTTGACCAAATTTACCCCTACAATATCCACAATGTACATCAGTTTTAGGAAACTCTTCAACCTCGTCATCTAGTGACATTCCCTTGGAGAAACTCAACATCGCTTCTTTGAAGTTAGGCCTGTTCGATCCCGGCGTTGTTGCATGCCTGAGCAAGGCTTCATCACACCATCTGCAACCCCAAGCTCTCTTTGTTTTCCTGATGCTGTGCAGGAAAAGATCTCTCTCCTCCGCTGTCTGTCTCCCCACTGCCCAAACTCATCATTCATCACACAGATGATTTTTTTGCTGGTCTCTATAATTCCCAACAAAATGAACTTGGAAGGCATTTGTTACTTTATTAGttaaattgttaatttttttCACTAAAAATCTGCTGTGTCTTACCTGCAAAAAATGCATTAATAAATGAAGTCATGAATTTTTTGCCTTTGTAGTTCATTTGAATTCGTCTTTTTAagtaaagggtttagggtttagggcgcAAACTGTTTCTTTCAGTCTTAATCAGATGTCATAGGTTCTACCATATACTTGCAATTAATTTTTGTCTTGTCAGTACTGTTTTCTGTACACTGTTTGGTCTAATTGAATACAAGTATCATGTGCTTTTATCTAATTTCTTGGGTATCTATTTTTTCTTAATAAAGTAGTGATACCAGAAACTATTTTCTTTCCTATGTTTATCGTTACTGTCTCCTTGCTTTCTGTTTGAGCTTGAAGACATTGTCCTGCAGATTTAGCACTAATATGTACCTCCAGCAATTATACAGGTACTCGTGGACCATGACCCAACTCTCGTGAAGACCTTTGGACAATCAAATGCAACTCCCCTTATAACTGCATCAATAAGAGGGCACACTGAAATTGTCAAGCTGCTGCTGGAACAAGATAGTAGCTTAATTGAGTTGTCCAAAAGCAACGGAAAGAATGCTCTTCACTTTTCTGCACGACAAGGGCATGTTGAAATTGTAGAGACATTGCTTGGAAAGGATCCGCATCTTGCCAGGAGGACAGATAAGAAGGGGCAAACTGCCTTGCATATGGCTGTGAAGGGCACAAACTGTGAAGTTGTTAAAGCCCTTGTGGATGCTGATCCAGCAATAGTGATGCTACCAGACAGAGCTGGGAACACAGTACTGCACGTGGCAACCAGAAAAAAGCGGGCAGAGGTACATTGTAAATGTATTACATATTATTTTTCTGGTGCTCTGGTTCGAGTTGCTTATGTTAGCCGCAACAATTTATTCATTTAGGAAGCTTTCAATATATGGTGTTAGCTTTCTCTTCTTTTGTATTTCAAGTATTCTCTTTCTATTGCAGATAGTAAATCTTCTACTGCTCCTCCCAGATACAAATGTGAATGCATTGACAAGAGATCATAAAACTGCATTTGATATCGCTGAAGGCTTGCCTCTTTCCGAAGAGTCTGCTGATATTAAGGATGCCTTATCTCGCTGTGGAGCATGCAGAGCCAATGAACTGAATCAACCAAGAGATGAGCTGCGCAAGACTGTAACTGAGATAAAAAATGATGTTCATATCCAACTAGAGCAAACtaggaaaacaaacaaaaatgTGCATGGGATTGCTAAGGAGCTTAGGAAACTTCATAGGGAAGGTATCAACAATGCTACTAACTCAGTCACAGTGGTTGCAGTACTCTTCGCAACAGTAGCTTTTGCATCCATCTTTACAGTGCCCGGTGGAACCCAAGATAGTGGTGTTGCAGTAGTTGTGCAAACAGATGTTTTCAAGGTATTCTTCATCTTCAATGCTATTGCTCTTTTCACTTCATTGGCCGTGGTGGTGATTCAGATAACACTTGTCCGGGGAGAGACAAAGGCAGAGCGGCGCGTTGTGGAGATTATAAATAAATTGATGTGGTTGGCCTCCATCTGCACCACCGTTGCTTTCATTGCCGCATCATATA
This genomic stretch from Zingiber officinale cultivar Zhangliang chromosome 7A, Zo_v1.1, whole genome shotgun sequence harbors:
- the LOC122002706 gene encoding ankyrin repeat-containing protein ITN1-like, which translates into the protein MNPSSPSPPPVPALRVSDSGRRMCREAAGPTSTPVTPSTPATPSTPATPALVLSNSSKRMDASPSLVLSNSGNRIDPSGRKKYVKQVTGRHNDTELHLAAKRGDLEAVKQILGEIDAQMTGTAMGAEFDAEVAEIRAAVVNDVNEVDETALFVAAEKGFLDLVVELLKYSDRESLTRKNRSGLDVLHVAVREGQQAIIQVLVDHDPTLVKTFGQSNATPLITASIRGHTEIVKLLLEQDSSLIELSKSNGKNALHFSARQGHVEIVETLLGKDPHLARRTDKKGQTALHMAVKGTNCEVVKALVDADPAIVMLPDRAGNTVLHVATRKKRAEIVNLLLLLPDTNVNALTRDHKTAFDIAEGLPLSEESADIKDALSRCGACRANELNQPRDELRKTVTEIKNDVHIQLEQTRKTNKNVHGIAKELRKLHREGINNATNSVTVVAVLFATVAFASIFTVPGGTQDSGVAVVVQTDVFKVFFIFNAIALFTSLAVVVIQITLVRGETKAERRVVEIINKLMWLASICTTVAFIAASYIVLGRKVRWVAILVTLIGGLIMAGVLGTMTFYVVKSKRTRSIRRKKSIQRSTSSSWHANTELSDSEIDKIYAI